The window AGACGAGATGAACAAACAAAATCGAGATGCCCTATTAAACAACGTAAAAAGACTAGTCATCCCTGAACAAGCAGGAGAAAATCCAAATAATTACTCATTTGCGTCTATGGATAAAATAGATATTAAACGAAATGGACAGTCGGTTTTTACATTTAAAGATTTAGGAGGTCATATCCCAGAAGACATTAGGGAAATAATCGATTTTTTAAAATTTCCTGAAAAATTCAGAAGAGTAGGAGCCATTATGCCTAGAGGTATTTTGCTTGTAGGGCCTCCAGGAACCGGTAAAACTTCTATTGCAAGAGCTATTGCCGGCGAAGCAGATGCAGAATTTTTTAATGAATCGGCCTCAGCATTTATAGAGATTTATGTAGGTGTAGGACCAAAAAAAATAAGAGAATTATTTGAAAATGCAAGAAAATCGGTAAAAATAGGTCCTAGAAAAAAAGCAATCATATTTATAGACGAACTAGATGCTATTGGCGGTTCAAGAGGTGGAGAGCAAAACTCTGAATATAGAAATACTTTAAATGAATTACTAAATCAAATGGATGGATTTAACTCAGATAATTCAATATTGGTAATAGCAGCTACTAATACTCCAGATCATATAGACGCTGCTCTAAAACGACCAGGAAGATTTGATAGAATAGTAGAAATTGGCCTACCTAATGAAGAAAGCCGATTAGACATCTTAGATCTATATTGCCGAAAAATTGCTCGAGAT of the Candidatus Babela massiliensis genome contains:
- a CDS encoding ATP-binding protein encodes the protein MIKKSLLFIISCSLIIQKNSNAFILEMLTDLYAIRQALDEMNKQNRDALLNNVKRLVIPEQAGENPNNYSFASMDKIDIKRNGQSVFTFKDLGGHIPEDIREIIDFLKFPEKFRRVGAIMPRGILLVGPPGTGKTSIARAIAGEADAEFFNESASAFIEIYVGVGPKKIRELFENARKSVKIGPRKKAIIFIDELDAIGGSRGGEQNSEYRNTLNELLNQMDGFNSDNSILVIAATNTPDHIDAALKRPGRFDRIVEIGLPNEESRLDILDLYCRKIARDQSIDLKKIASATRGFSAAELKNLVNEAAVRAAREEALSVTATHFESALKDMINRRRRNNHQPFSKL